AACCATTTGCAGACCAAACGCTGCAGCCACAACAGCCGTCAGATCATTGCTCGCCTCAAGGTAAGACCGTAGATTCAGGGCAACAAAGCAGGACGATGCGCCACCAGCTAAGAGTATAATCACCCATCTCAGAAACTCCACTGGAATAAGCAATGGAAGCTGAAAAAACAAATGACCGATGACTGTTAGGTTGATTTTATAAGTCACGGTACATATTGTCATTGAGAACTAAGCTACACAACCATTTGTGAATCAGACAGAAGTGCTGCTGGTACAGGAGACACTTACAGTGGTTGGAACGAAAATGAAGAGAGAGTATCCCCAGAGGCACCAGAATCTTAGAAGATCAGCTCTGGACCCCATATACCGGAGTGAGAAATAAAACGCCACCGGCACAATTATTGCATAGCCGTAGATCAAAGATGCTGCCAAGTTTATATAGTTCACATCAAAGACCCAAGGTGCTTCACTGTCGGTTCGTTTCTTCACGAGGTACGTGGCACAGTTTCCGAGAG
Above is a window of Raphanus sativus cultivar WK10039 unplaced genomic scaffold, ASM80110v3 Scaffold1282, whole genome shotgun sequence DNA encoding:
- the LOC130503982 gene encoding uncharacterized protein LOC130503982; this encodes KVGLRVWVSSSLSLSLSLSLSLSLSLSLSIRYGLVWICTTLVFVLSSLGNCATYLVKKRTDSEAPWVFDVNYINLAASLIYGYAIIVPVAFYFSLRYMGSRADLLRFWCLWGYSLFIFVPTTLPLLIPVEFLRWVIILLAGGASSCFVALNLRSYLEASNDLTAVVAAAFGLQMVLSIFVKVWFFP